The genomic window CGTTAGTATCGATTGTAATTCCATCCGCAGGAAAGAGCGCAAAGCTCCCGACCGGTGAGACCGACATGCTCTCCAACTGCGTAAACAGCATATCCACCAAAACGACGTACAGCAATTACGAGATAGTGGTTGTCGACAATAATGACCTTGCCGAACACACCCTCAGGGCAATAGAACGGAATGACTGCAGGTTCGTGCATTATGAGGGCCCGGTGAATATCGCCGCAAAAATGAACCTGGGGGCCCGTCATGCCCGGGGTGAATACTTTCTCTTCCTGAACGACGACGTAGAGGTAATCTCCCCAGATTGGCTTGAGGTCATGCTCCAGATCTTCGAGCGCCCGAACGTAGGTGTAGTCGGTGCGAAACTCTACTTTGGGGACAGGACAATACAGCACGTCGGGGTGGTGCTGACACATAGAGGCATACCGGAGCACGTGCTCCGCGGCACGTCGGGTTCATCCCTTGGTTATTTTTTCAGTTCTGTCACGAACCGGAATTACCTCGCCGTCACGGGCGCCTGCCTGATGACCCGTAAAGATGTGTTCGAAAAGCTGGAGGGTTTCAATTGCGCTCTTGCGATCAACTACAATGACATCGATTATTGCTTGAGGGTTCACGAGGCGGGCCTCAGGATCGTGTTCGCGGCACAGGCCGAACTATTTCACTACGAAGCCAAGACCGGGCGTGCAATGACGAACTGGCACGACCACAACCTCTTCAAGGAGTTGTGGGGCTTCGAGACGAAGAGTGACCCCTACTATAACGTGAACCTGCGCACCGATCCGCCGAATTTTCAGCTGAAGCTGTAAAGCGCATGATTTTTCCGTTGAACCGTGCGGCTACGACGCCGCCGGTCCGGACAAGGCGGCACTTCGCAACGCATCGACCCCGGCCAGTTCGCTTTCTATCACCAAAAAGAACCCGCGAACGTTCTTCCTGAATACCTCGATGCTGAAGTTGTGACTCCTGGCAAAGGCTCCCACAGCAAGTTTCTCTTTCAGCGCACCGTCGCTGACCACTGCCATAGTGCGCGCCAGCAATTCTTCTATAGTGCTGAACCGATAACCGCTCACGCCTTGCTCAACGATATCTTTCAGACCACCGCCATCATAAACTATGGGTACACAGTAATTCTGCATTGCTTCCACCGTCGCCGTGCCTGAATGCTCCATGAGTTCCGGTTCCGTGGCGTCCAGACCACCTGCATGCCAGAAGATCATAGCGTCCGCGTAGAGTTCAGCGATCTCTTCACGTCGGAGATCGGGCTTCAATTGCACGTTCTTCAGATGCAAACGTTCGACAGTCTCTTGCACCTTTTCAAAATAGGAATTTGACACACCGGCGAGCCCTGCCAGCACCATTGACCATTCGGCGCGCAGCTCATGGAGGGTTGCGGCGAGCCCTGCGAATGCCTGGATCATCTCGACCTGCTTGTGTGCGCCGCCAGGTTCAAATCGGGCGATGGAGAGGATGATATTCTTTTTTCCTCTCACTGTGCTTCGGCCGTTGTGCATGTCAACCGGCGGGTAGATGAGACTCGCCACCGGGTCTGGACCCCACATTTTTTCTATCCAGGAGCACGCGTGCGAGCTATGGGCCACCACGTAGTCATACTCCTGCACCAGCGAAGGTTCGTCCCCCTTTCGGCCGAAACGAGGGTACACGGCAATTGATAGAGGAGAAAGCGGCGCCACGTCCGTATGCGCACTGGCGTTGACAAACACGTCATAGTTAAGGCTTTCCTCGCTCACCATGCGAAGGGCATTCTCCCGCCCTCCGGCGGCTGCAGCATCGTCACATCGCCCCGTTTGCCGGGCTTCATGAGGGACGGGCTGTGCAAGGGTTTTCACCGTGCATCCGGATAGGTCAATGCCAAACCACTGCTTGTATCTCCCGGGAGTAAACTCTTTGTTCGCGATATAGGTCACATCATAGGTATCTTGGAGGGTTTCTGCGATTGTTGCCGCATACCGTTGCCGCCCTCCCGGATAATGGGATTGATCATCGTAAAAGGCAATTTTTATTTTCCGTAACCCCATTAAGGTTTCCAGCCGGGACAGGAAATTGTATGCCCGCACGTCGCCGAATATGACCACAAGTTTGTTCATGAGCGAAAGAAATGTGTCCCTCACGACCGGCCCGTCATGGCATTCAACCAGTTTCTTTGCTGCCTGCAGCAGAGCATCATAGAGGAGATCAAGTTGCCCCAGCAGGTAAAAGTGGGAAGTCCTGACACTCCCTGGAAGCCTTGCAGGAAAGTGTTTGGCGAGACAGATAAGCCTGTTCCTGCTGCAAAAGAAGGAACCAA from Syntrophorhabdales bacterium includes these protein-coding regions:
- a CDS encoding glycosyltransferase encodes the protein MTPTVSVIIVNYNGLQYLDECFSSLFAMDTREAKVELIMIDNGSSDNSVAFVKERFPAVNVIEHGENHFGKAVNLGIEKSTGSYLVLLNNDTAVDRNWLNGLIRMFDQDAHIGAVQSKVMFADRKTINSTGVREVEDFYFSDIGFEEADAGQYEKPTERDYFTGGSVMISRACLDDVGYLDEDYIMFFEDVDYSIRCRDKGWKIFYSPSSVVYHRYHGSCPTEFGSFFCSRNRLICLAKHFPARLPGSVRTSHFYLLGQLDLLYDALLQAAKKLVECHDGPVVRDTFLSLMNKLVVIFGDVRAYNFLSRLETLMGLRKIKIAFYDDQSHYPGGRQRYAATIAETLQDTYDVTYIANKEFTPGRYKQWFGIDLSGCTVKTLAQPVPHEARQTGRCDDAAAAGGRENALRMVSEESLNYDVFVNASAHTDVAPLSPLSIAVYPRFGRKGDEPSLVQEYDYVVAHSSHACSWIEKMWGPDPVASLIYPPVDMHNGRSTVRGKKNIILSIARFEPGGAHKQVEMIQAFAGLAATLHELRAEWSMVLAGLAGVSNSYFEKVQETVERLHLKNVQLKPDLRREEIAELYADAMIFWHAGGLDATEPELMEHSGTATVEAMQNYCVPIVYDGGGLKDIVEQGVSGYRFSTIEELLARTMAVVSDGALKEKLAVGAFARSHNFSIEVFRKNVRGFFLVIESELAGVDALRSAALSGPAAS